Proteins encoded in a region of the Amyelois transitella isolate CPQ chromosome 9, ilAmyTran1.1, whole genome shotgun sequence genome:
- the LOC106134682 gene encoding dynactin subunit 6 — MSHNNIKILPGATVCEDCTLEGDITIGGGTVIHPRVTIIAEGGPIIIAEYCIIEEYSTIIHKKSDNQENPPKPLFIGAHNVFEVGCRLESPCGHIGESNVFECRSFVGVDIKIGSGCVIGAACHLTAPQTLADNTVIWGSDQHIREALEKQPSQLLQLDFLSKVMPNYHRLRKPNVHKRQPSRQSQESSPKP; from the exons ATGTCacataataa TATAAAAATCTTACCCGGAGCGACTGTTTGTGAAGACTGCACTTTAGAAGGAGATATAACTATTGGAGGAGGAACTGTTATTCATCCGAGAGTAACTAttatagctgaaggtggccccATCATTATTGCTGAGTATTGTATCATTGAAGAATATTCTACTATCATTCATAA aaaaagtGATAATCAGGAAAATCCTCCAAAACCTTTGTTTATAGGAGCTCACAATGTGTTTGAAGTTGGGTGTAGGCTGGAGTCTCCGTGCGGACACATTGGAGAAAGCAATGTGTTTGAATGCAGATCTTTTGTTGGGGTAGACATTAAAATTGGAAGTGGCTGTGTCATAG GAGCAGCCTGCCATTTAACAGCTCCTCAAACACTCGCTGACAACACTGTCATCTGGGGATCAGACCAGCATATACGAGAAGCCTTAGAGAAGCAACCTTCACAACTTCTGCAGCTAGACTTCTTGAGCAAAGTGATGCCTAACTACCATAGATTGAGAAAGCCAAATGTTCATAAACGCCAACCTTCAAGACAATCACAAGAGTCTTCCCCAAAGCcctga
- the LOC106134772 gene encoding ATP-dependent DNA helicase DDX11 — MDPQFSFPFPPYPIQEKFMRELYFTIDHAKLGIFESPTGTGKSLSICCGALQWLKDNNKRIISDLESDITKLKLEISSNSSSDDWLQEEYEKIKKNQALLELQSKLEKIKKRDEKLNEMKTRVNKLKLNVSNKTIANYFQKTDKYKKDTENKENLSEVDDDLLLEEFADKGDSENESDVEEIEENQDDWIKILIGSRTHSQLSQFVGEVKRTVFKDTRVVTLASRQHYCINTDVARLKNVNLINERCLDLQKSKSKSTLVDSEGQVLKKTKMKSCSGCPYYNQGNITKLKERLLVDIMDMEEIVKCGRELKACPYYASRAAMEEAEVVLMSHAGVASSGARTGISLNLKNNILVLDEAHGLPAALENANSAPLSEKHLCCVKTCLKFYVNKYSSRLNSKNLLSLNQMGFVVGRLLGFIKSSQSDLKSQEEKTIYTLEDFVVKAEIDHMNFRPLIDFCRKTRLAPKLHSFSMRYNQEVLESEMLKEECKKTSFQAFMENIKKKKAGEIVQPVAEEKKEVKEKVMLKGNQESKANKEIPSDISAGTGLYQVMEFLELLCDRSENGRVLVQKGDNQGGSLKYLLLNPTGHFSDVIKQCRSVILAGGTMEPVSEFLELLTGDSSMNDNVNIVKCEHVVPRENVLALCVSKGPSQLPLNFSYENRMAKTLLEEVGKILRNICSIVPGGVVCFLPSYSYEEAVYQAMANNGVLDTISKRKKVFREPKSASDVDQVLNKYASAVNKREGELTGAVLLSVVGGKLSEGLNFSDDLGRCVIVVGMPYPNIRSPELNEKMKYLDRTVGPNAGHVYYENLCMKAVNQCIGRAVRHINDYASVLLVDERYSRTQTINSLPSFVQRSLVSNCNFGNTMGNIVKFFARHKQKTTMENV; from the exons ATGGATCCGCAGTTTTCATTTCCTTTTCCACCGTATCCTATACAAGAAAAGTTTATGAGAgagttatattttactatcGATCATGCCAAACTTGGTATTTTCGAGAGTCCAACTGGAACT ggTAAATCATTAAGCATCTGCTGTGGAGCACTACAGTGGTTGAAGGACAACAACAAACGAATAATCAGTGATTTGGAGTCAGACATCACGAAGTTGAAATTGGAAATATCTAGCAATTCTA gtTCTGATGACTGGCTCCAAGAAGAgtatgagaaaataaaaaagaatcaggCATTATTGGAGCTTCAaagtaaattagaaaaaataaaaaagagagaTGAAAAGTTGAATGAGATGAAGACCAgagtcaataaattaaaactgaatGTAAGCAATAAGACAATTGcaaactattttcaaaagacagacaaatataaaaaagatactGAAAATAAAGAGAATCTTTCTGAGGTGGATGATGATCTTCTTTTAGAAGAATTTGCTGATAAAGGTGATAGTGAAAATGAATCTGATGTTGAGGAAATTGAAGAAAATCAGGATGATTGGATTAAA ATATTAATAGGCAGCAGGACCCACAGCCAGTTATCACAATTTGTGGGCGAGGTTAAGAGAACAGTGTTCAAAGACACCAGAGTGGTCACATTGGCGTCCAGACAACATTACTGCATCAACACTGATGTTGCAAGGCTGAAGAATGTCAATCTTATTAATGAAAG ATGTTTAGATCTCCAAAAATCGAAAAGTAAATCAACATTAGTAGACTCCGAGGGCCaagttttaaagaaaactaaAATGAAGTCTTGTTCAGGATGTCCATATTATAACCAGGGGAACATAACTAAGTTAAAGGAGAGATTACTTGTGGATATAATGGATATGGAGGAGATAGTGAAGTGTGGCAGAGAATTGAAGGCGTGTCCGTATTATGCTTCTAGAGCAGCAATGGAGGAAGCTGAG GTGGTGCTAATGAGTCACGCCGGGGTGGCCAGTTCAGGTGCAAGAACCGGGATTTCTCTCAATCTGAAGAACAATATCCTAGTTTTGGACGAAGCCCACGGCCTCCCTGCGGCGTTGGAAAACGCTAATTCCGCTCCGCTGTCCGAGAAACATTTGTGTTGTGTGAAAACTTGTCTGAAGTTTTATGTGAACAAGTACAGTTCAAGGTTGAATAGTAAGAATCTGTTGAGTTTGAACCAGATGGGATTTGTCGTTGGGAGATTATTAG GTTTCATAAAGTCATCTCAAAGCGACTTGAAGTCGCAAGAAGAGAAAACAATATACACATTAGAAGATTTCGTCGTAAAAGCCGAAATAGACCACATGAATTTCAGACCGCTTATAGATTTCTGTAGAAAAACAAGGTTAGCGCCTAAACTACATTCGTTTTCTATGAGGTACAACCAAGAAGTGTTAGAGAGTGAAATGTTAAAAGAAGAGTGTAAAAAGACCTCATTTCAAGCGTTCATggagaatattaaaaagaaaaaagcagGAGAAATTGTCCAGCCAGTAGCGGAAGAAAAGAAGgaagtaaaagaaaaagtaatgtTGAAAGGGAATCAAGAAAGTAAAGCCAATAAGGAG aTACCATCAGATATATCAGCCGGCACTGGCTTGTACCAAGTGATGGAATTCCTAGAACTTCTATGCGACCGTAGTGAAAATGGCCGGGTTTTGGTACAAAAAGGGGACAATCAAGGCGGCAGTTTGAAGTATTTGCTGCTGAATCCTACTGGACACTTCTCTGATGTCATAAAGCAGTGTCGTTCT gTGATTCTAGCAGGCGGTACAATGGAACCTGTATCTGAATTTCTAGAACTCCTAACTGGCGACAGCTCTATGAATGACAACGTGAACATAGTTAAATGCGAACATGTCGTGCCTAGAGAGAACGTGTTAGCGCTGTGCGTGTCTAAAGGGCCTTCGCAGTTACCACTAAATTTCTCTTACGAAAATCGGATGGCGAAAACcctt CTCGAAGAAGTAGGCAAGATACTTCGCAACATATGTTCGATAGTGCCCGGCGGGGTTGTATGTTTTCTACCGTCATACAGCTATGAAGAGGCTGTGTATCAAGCTATGGCCAATAACGGAGTGTTAGACACGATAAGTAAGAGGAAAAAAGTGTTTCGGGAGCCTAAATCTGCTAGTGACGTTGATCAG gtGCTTAACAAATACGCGTCGGCTGTGAACAAAAGGGAGGGCGAGTTGACTGGAGCTGTATTGCTCAGCGTGGTGGGCGGGAAGCTTAGTGAAGGGCTGAATTTTAG CGACGACCTAGGCCGATGTGTGATCGTCGTAGGAATGCCTTATCCAAACATCAGATCTCCCGAACTGAACGAGAAGATGAAGTATTTGGACAGAACTGTGGGACCAAATGCCGGCCATGTTTATTACGAGAATCTGTGTATGAAAGCTGTCAACCAGTGCATag GTCGTGCAGTGAGACATATTAACGACTATGCCAGCGTGCTCTTGGTAGATGAGAGATATTCTAGAACTCAAACTATTAATTCATTGCCATCTTTTGTACAG AGGTCACTGGTCTCAAATTGCAACTTCGGTAACACAATGGGAAACATAGTGAAATTCTTTGCAAGGCATAAACAGAAAACTACCATGGAAAAtgtataa
- the LOC106134773 gene encoding NAD-dependent protein deacylase sirtuin-5, mitochondrial, whose amino-acid sequence MCIYISGRINYSLASHNIIKMAIRQSSDMNKFKDALRSAKKVVFLSGAGISAESGIPTFRGAGGLWRKYQASALATPGAFRSSPSLVWEFYHYRREVAAKAQPNAGHIAIANYESKYGTEKEITVITQNVDGLHARAGTKNLIELHGNLYKTRCTKCKEVLINLTNPICAALENRGAPDANVVGSDIPVKELPHCQKCSGLLRPHIVWFGESLDPDILQKAEAAMESCDVCLVVGTSSVVYPAAMFAPQAAARGATVAEFNIEPTPATHDFQFYFEGPCGTTLPTALDG is encoded by the exons atgtGCATTTATATATCAGGGAGAATTAATTATAGTTTAGCGtcacataatataattaaaatggcTATAAGGCAATCGAGtgatatgaataaatttaaggaTGCTTTGAGATCAGCTAagaaagttgtttttttatctgGAGCCGGTATAAGCGCTGAATCTGGTATTCCAACGTTTAGAGGTGCAGGTGGGCTCTGGAGGAAGTATCAGGCCTCGGCATTGGCCACTCCAGGCGCATTTAGATCAAGTCCGAGTTTAGTTTGGGAATTTTATCATTACCGGAGAGAAGTGGCAGCTAAGGCCCAACCCAATGCg GGCCATATTGCAATAGCAAATTATGAATCTAAGTATGGAACAGAGAAAGAAATTACAGTAATTACACAAAACGTGGACGGACTGCATGCCAGAGCAGGCACTAAGAATCTAATAGAACTCCATGGCAATCTGTATAAAACCCGCTGTACCAAGTGTAAAGAAGTGCTGATTAATTTAACTAACCCAATATGTGCA GCATTAGAGAACAGAGGTGCTCCGGATGCAAATGTAGTAGGATCAGATATACCGGTCAAAGAGCTACCACACTGCCAGAAGTGCAGTGGACTTCTCAGACCTCATATTGTGTGGTTTGGTGAAAGCTTGGACCCTGATATACTGCAGAAAGCTG AAGCTGCAATGGAATCCTGCGACGTCTGCCTTGTAGTGGGTACTTCATCTGTTGTGTACCCCGCGGCGATGTTCGCTCCCCAAGCGGCCGCGCGCGGCGCCACTGTCGCGGAATTCAATATAGAGCCTACGCCCGCTACTCACgactttcagttttattttgagGGCCCTTGCGGTACCACATTGCCGACGGCTTTAGATGGATGA